One window of Thermocoleostomius sinensis A174 genomic DNA carries:
- a CDS encoding methyltransferase domain-containing protein, with amino-acid sequence MTLTLQQQISRFYDASSELWEQVWGEHMHHGYYGATGTDRKERRQAQIDLIEELLTWAEVQQATDILDVGCGIGGSSLYLAEKFHARATGITLSPVQANRARQRSQAAGLGDRTTFLVADALNMPFADASFDFVWSLESGEHMPDKRKFMQECYRVLKPGGRFLMATWCHRPATPPHHPTLTQDERQHLETIYRVYCLPYVISLPEYEAIAQDLGLQSIQTADWSVAVAPFWNVVIDSAFTPAAIVGLLRSGWTTIQAALSLGLMSRGYERGLVKFGLLTGQKSPHDVTPPLT; translated from the coding sequence ATGACCTTAACTCTACAACAGCAAATCAGCCGCTTTTATGATGCTTCCTCTGAATTGTGGGAGCAAGTGTGGGGTGAGCACATGCATCATGGGTATTATGGTGCAACTGGAACCGATCGCAAAGAGCGGCGACAAGCCCAAATCGACCTAATTGAGGAATTGCTGACTTGGGCAGAGGTACAGCAAGCAACTGATATTCTGGATGTAGGCTGCGGCATCGGCGGCAGTTCGCTCTATTTAGCTGAAAAATTTCACGCTAGGGCAACGGGCATTACCTTGAGTCCGGTGCAGGCGAATCGAGCCAGGCAACGATCGCAAGCCGCTGGATTGGGCGATCGCACTACGTTTTTGGTGGCCGATGCCTTAAACATGCCCTTCGCCGATGCATCGTTTGATTTCGTTTGGTCATTAGAAAGTGGCGAACACATGCCTGACAAACGAAAATTCATGCAGGAGTGCTATCGCGTCTTGAAGCCAGGTGGTCGATTTTTGATGGCAACCTGGTGTCACCGCCCGGCAACTCCGCCCCACCACCCCACGCTCACCCAGGATGAACGGCAGCATCTGGAAACTATTTATCGGGTTTATTGTTTACCCTATGTGATTTCATTACCAGAGTACGAGGCGATCGCTCAAGATCTGGGACTGCAATCGATCCAAACGGCAGACTGGTCGGTCGCCGTAGCCCCGTTCTGGAATGTGGTAATCGATTCTGCTTTCACCCCCGCCGCGATCGTAGGGCTGCTGCGCTCTGGTTGGACAACCATTCAAGCTGCCCTTTCGCTAGGACTCATGAGCCGAGGCTATGAGCGGGGTCTAGTGAAATTTGGACTACTGACAGGGCAGAAGTCACCCCATGACGTCACTCCTCCCCTAACTTAA
- a CDS encoding Hsp70 family protein: MVYAIDFGTSNTVIGRWNPVTQQPETISLLGLSLQMSNNPPLIPSLLYVEDATHQEVIVGQAVRDHGLDLGTNPRFFRNFKRGIGTDIQGFMPELDGQTVTFEQAGQWFLQTLIQQLQSTDPNVDALVFTVPVDSFEAYRLWLTQLCKSLQVNEVRLLDEPTAAALGYGLDNQGTILVVDFGGGTLDLSLVRLEGDRQSQANQAQAKPLGFLLKWGQKVLEESAQRPKLAKVIAKAGQNLGGADIDNWLADYFQQTQAVAITPLTLRLVERLKIQLSQQSEATEVYFNDETFESYELHLDRERLTAILQDHQFFDRLNASMSQVLQQAQRQGLTPEAIDAVLLVGGTTQLPAVQTWIEQYFPLEKIRSQTPFEAIAHGALQLGQGMEVKDFLYHSYGIRFWDRRNHCHGWHPIIRQGQPYPMLQPVELLLGASMEKQPSIELVIGELGEATTSTEVYFDGDRLVTRTLSAGKSTVKPLNDSPDARTIAQLSPPGYPGSDRIRVLFRIDEDRFLRITVEDLLTAQTLVDDRAVVQLS, encoded by the coding sequence ATGGTGTACGCGATCGATTTTGGAACCAGTAACACGGTTATTGGGCGCTGGAACCCAGTAACGCAACAGCCTGAAACGATATCATTGCTAGGACTATCGCTTCAGATGTCCAATAATCCGCCGTTAATTCCGAGCTTACTCTATGTAGAAGATGCCACCCATCAAGAGGTCATCGTAGGGCAAGCTGTTCGCGATCATGGATTGGATTTGGGCACAAACCCTCGCTTTTTTCGCAATTTTAAGCGCGGCATTGGCACAGATATTCAAGGATTTATGCCCGAACTGGATGGACAAACTGTCACCTTTGAGCAAGCGGGTCAGTGGTTTTTGCAAACGTTGATTCAGCAACTTCAATCGACTGATCCAAACGTAGATGCTCTGGTGTTCACCGTTCCGGTCGATAGTTTTGAAGCGTATCGCTTGTGGCTAACGCAACTTTGTAAGTCGTTGCAAGTAAACGAAGTCAGGTTATTAGATGAACCTACAGCGGCAGCCCTCGGCTATGGACTAGACAATCAGGGCACAATACTGGTGGTAGATTTTGGCGGTGGCACGCTGGATTTGTCGCTGGTGCGGCTAGAAGGCGATCGGCAATCTCAAGCTAATCAAGCTCAAGCCAAACCACTAGGATTTTTGCTGAAGTGGGGACAGAAGGTGCTAGAAGAATCGGCCCAGCGCCCTAAGCTGGCCAAAGTCATAGCCAAGGCCGGACAGAATTTAGGAGGAGCGGATATCGATAATTGGCTGGCAGATTACTTCCAGCAAACCCAAGCCGTTGCCATCACCCCTCTGACTTTGCGATTGGTGGAACGATTGAAAATTCAACTGTCGCAGCAATCAGAAGCCACCGAAGTCTACTTCAACGATGAAACCTTTGAAAGCTACGAACTACACCTCGATCGCGAGCGGTTAACTGCAATTCTGCAAGATCATCAGTTTTTCGATCGATTGAATGCCTCTATGTCGCAAGTGCTTCAGCAAGCTCAGCGACAGGGGCTGACCCCCGAAGCCATTGACGCGGTGTTATTAGTGGGCGGCACAACCCAGCTTCCCGCTGTACAGACCTGGATTGAGCAGTATTTTCCACTGGAAAAAATTCGTTCCCAAACGCCCTTTGAGGCGATCGCACACGGGGCACTGCAACTGGGGCAAGGCATGGAAGTGAAAGATTTTCTCTATCACAGCTATGGCATTCGCTTTTGGGACCGACGTAACCACTGTCACGGCTGGCATCCGATTATTCGGCAAGGTCAACCTTATCCCATGCTGCAACCTGTGGAATTGTTGCTAGGGGCATCGATGGAAAAACAGCCCAGTATTGAGCTTGTCATCGGGGAACTGGGCGAAGCAACCACCAGTACCGAGGTATATTTCGATGGCGATCGACTGGTGACTCGTACCTTATCGGCAGGAAAGTCTACGGTAAAACCACTGAACGACAGCCCAGACGCCCGTACCATTGCTCAACTGTCTCCCCCTGGATATCCAGGCAGCGATCGAATTCGAGTGCTATTCCGTATCGACGAAGATCGCTTTTTGCGAATCACTGTAGAGGATCTGCTGACGGCCCAAACGTTGGTAGACGATCGGGCGGTGGTGCAGTTAAGTTAG
- a CDS encoding EI24 domain-containing protein, protein MSQPSVPQRSLTLFERGPGGLIVGALYPLQALWLLLKTPRLRRYILIPILINLILGMTVYAGLLIVGLNAIDRFLAVLPIWIAEISQDLSNTATRLPSIDLPTIPTDALPLPSWFIPSNWHINLPTWVPSLPNLPHWPFQWPHWAISLPNWLTTWNVHLPLWLKALPDWGVAAFIWLLRGLLTLVLLFVTGFIFLQFGVLLGAPWYGKLSEEIEMLRTGQMVLIEVNPAVEIGRAVFYELRKLGLTIGIGLPILLLGLFLGPGTGVATIGGITLASMITCLDFLDAAVERRRPSFRQKLGVVFRSLPASASFGLVCLGLVSIPLVNLLAIPVCVAAGTLFFCDRVLAWFQPSETINS, encoded by the coding sequence ATGAGTCAGCCATCTGTTCCTCAACGTTCCTTAACTTTGTTTGAGCGCGGCCCTGGCGGTCTGATAGTCGGAGCACTCTATCCGTTACAGGCACTGTGGCTATTACTGAAAACCCCGCGATTGCGACGCTATATCTTGATTCCCATTCTCATTAACTTGATTCTGGGAATGACAGTATATGCCGGATTGTTGATTGTTGGGTTGAACGCGATCGATCGGTTTTTAGCAGTTCTGCCAATCTGGATAGCTGAAATTTCTCAAGATCTTTCCAATACAGCTACGCGGTTGCCGTCAATCGACCTGCCCACGATACCGACTGACGCGCTACCGTTGCCATCATGGTTCATTCCCTCCAACTGGCATATTAATTTACCAACATGGGTGCCGTCGTTGCCCAATCTACCTCACTGGCCGTTTCAATGGCCACACTGGGCTATTTCTCTACCAAACTGGTTGACAACTTGGAATGTGCACTTGCCTCTTTGGCTCAAGGCGTTACCCGATTGGGGAGTTGCCGCGTTCATCTGGCTACTGCGGGGGCTATTAACCTTGGTGTTGCTGTTTGTCACCGGGTTTATTTTTCTGCAATTCGGTGTGTTACTGGGTGCACCTTGGTATGGCAAGTTGTCAGAGGAAATTGAAATGCTCCGAACCGGACAAATGGTGCTAATTGAGGTAAATCCAGCGGTTGAAATTGGGCGGGCTGTTTTTTATGAATTAAGAAAGCTGGGACTGACGATCGGCATTGGGCTTCCTATCTTACTGTTGGGGTTATTTTTAGGCCCGGGAACCGGAGTGGCGACGATCGGCGGCATTACCCTAGCAAGTATGATTACATGTCTAGACTTTTTAGATGCAGCGGTAGAGCGACGGCGTCCTTCCTTTCGCCAAAAGTTGGGCGTTGTGTTTCGCAGCCTACCCGCCAGTGCTTCGTTTGGGTTGGTATGCCTAGGGTTAGTCAGTATTCCCTTGGTGAACCTACTGGCAATTCCCGTCTGCGTCGCGGCTGGAACACTATTTTTCTGCGATCGGGTTCTCGCTTGGTTCCAACCTTCTGAGACAATAAACAGTTAA
- a CDS encoding linear amide C-N hydrolase: protein MKRTLAIVALVLLKLSAFIPTAEACTRVLYRGPNNTVLTGRTMDFSLDIPTNLWIFPRGMQRNGEVGPNSLEWTSKYGSVIASSWDIGTPDGMNEKGLVANLLWLVQSEYPPFDPNGDRPGLTIAAWAQYVLDNFATVAEAVEALEREEFVIVTDFIPGTDKFTTVHLSISDATGDSAIFEYIDGRLVIHHDPSYTVMTNDPPFEQQLAIDDYWRNIPGTMFLPGTNRAADRFVRASYYLDVIPQTDDPRIAAASVFSVIRNTSVPYGISIEGFPNLATTQWRVVADQKNLLYFFETTVTPNTFWVDLKKIDFSENSGSRVLRLTNGEVYAGEVSSEFVSSEPFKFQGL, encoded by the coding sequence ATGAAAAGGACTTTGGCGATCGTCGCCCTGGTCTTGTTGAAGCTTTCTGCATTCATCCCTACCGCAGAAGCTTGTACCAGAGTGCTCTATCGAGGGCCGAACAATACGGTTTTAACGGGACGAACGATGGACTTCTCGCTGGACATTCCTACGAATCTATGGATTTTTCCTAGAGGGATGCAACGCAACGGTGAAGTCGGGCCAAACTCGCTTGAATGGACTTCAAAGTACGGAAGCGTGATTGCCAGTTCTTGGGATATCGGAACTCCAGATGGGATGAACGAGAAGGGACTGGTTGCCAACTTACTGTGGCTGGTTCAGTCAGAGTATCCACCCTTTGATCCCAATGGCGATCGGCCCGGATTGACAATTGCTGCATGGGCGCAGTACGTGCTTGACAATTTCGCAACGGTAGCCGAAGCGGTTGAAGCCCTGGAACGAGAAGAGTTTGTGATTGTAACCGATTTCATTCCTGGGACTGACAAATTTACCACCGTACACCTCTCAATCTCAGACGCCACGGGCGATAGCGCCATCTTTGAATACATTGACGGTCGCTTGGTCATTCATCATGACCCTTCGTATACGGTGATGACCAACGATCCACCCTTTGAGCAGCAACTAGCCATTGATGACTACTGGCGAAATATTCCAGGAACGATGTTTCTGCCGGGTACAAATCGCGCTGCCGATCGGTTTGTTCGAGCTAGCTATTATCTTGATGTCATTCCCCAAACCGATGATCCTAGAATTGCCGCAGCCAGTGTATTTAGTGTCATTAGAAATACCTCCGTCCCCTACGGCATCTCCATAGAAGGGTTTCCAAACCTGGCTACGACTCAATGGAGGGTGGTTGCCGATCAAAAAAATCTGCTTTATTTTTTTGAGACGACTGTCACTCCCAACACTTTTTGGGTTGATCTGAAAAAAATTGACTTTAGCGAAAACAGCGGCTCCAGAGTGCTCAGACTTACCAATGGAGAAGTCTATGCAGGAGAGGTGTCTTCCGAATTTGTCAGTTCAGAGCCGTTTAAATTTCAGGGTCTCTGA
- a CDS encoding carbohydrate kinase family protein, whose product MTHPQVLCLGEILWDCLADQPTQSVEQVASWTRYPGGAPANVACALAKLGTFSGFIGCVGEDEAGEQLIDLLERVGVEGEGIQRHSAPTRQIEVLRSTTGERQFAGFGGRNTTEFADTHLQADLLPVELFAHADYLVMGTLGLAYPETRQAMEYALQLADRHYLKLVVDVNWRPMFWPDPDIAKPIIRDFIQEIDFLKLSREEAEWLFDTADPSAIADRHGDVEGVVITDGGQGCTYALSGQVGRVAAFPVAVVDTTGAGDSFVAGLLHQLLQQGIPALKDAEAAQQMIVYASAVGALTTTKPGAIAAQPTAAEVKAFLMQQGLGG is encoded by the coding sequence ATGACCCATCCGCAGGTGCTTTGTTTAGGTGAAATTCTCTGGGATTGCCTAGCAGATCAACCCACTCAATCGGTGGAACAGGTAGCATCGTGGACGCGCTATCCGGGTGGTGCGCCTGCAAATGTGGCTTGTGCGCTGGCTAAATTGGGCACGTTCTCAGGGTTCATTGGCTGTGTAGGCGAAGACGAAGCTGGGGAACAACTGATTGACTTATTGGAAAGAGTAGGGGTAGAAGGGGAAGGAATTCAGCGTCATAGCGCCCCAACGCGACAAATTGAAGTGTTGCGATCGACCACGGGAGAGCGGCAATTTGCAGGCTTTGGGGGCAGAAACACAACTGAGTTTGCTGATACCCATCTACAAGCCGATTTGCTACCAGTAGAGTTGTTTGCCCATGCTGATTATCTAGTGATGGGAACGTTGGGGTTAGCCTATCCCGAAACGCGCCAAGCGATGGAATATGCCCTTCAGTTGGCCGATCGTCACTATCTAAAATTGGTGGTAGATGTCAACTGGCGACCCATGTTTTGGCCCGATCCAGACATAGCGAAACCAATCATTCGCGATTTTATTCAAGAGATAGACTTCCTGAAACTGTCGCGGGAAGAGGCTGAGTGGTTGTTCGATACGGCTGACCCTAGCGCGATCGCGGATCGTCATGGCGATGTGGAAGGGGTCGTCATAACCGACGGAGGACAAGGTTGTACCTATGCGCTCAGTGGACAGGTCGGTCGCGTGGCCGCCTTTCCCGTTGCTGTAGTAGATACGACCGGAGCAGGAGATAGTTTTGTGGCAGGGTTGTTGCATCAACTACTGCAACAGGGGATTCCAGCCCTTAAGGATGCTGAAGCGGCTCAACAGATGATTGTTTATGCCAGTGCTGTTGGAGCCTTGACAACCACAAAGCCTGGAGCAATCGCGGCTCAACCTACAGCGGCTGAAGTCAAGGCCTTTTTAATGCAGCAGGGGTTAGGGGGTTAA
- a CDS encoding DUF4168 domain-containing protein, whose protein sequence is METDASPMPETIAPSRSGLDANAISSEKINQFVHAYLQVVALIEQRESDLQSTETESESLQMQREIQAEALELIETEGLTLQEYLQLLGLANIDPEFGERVAAQLQEAAEAI, encoded by the coding sequence ATGGAAACTGACGCTTCTCCCATGCCAGAAACGATCGCCCCGAGTCGATCGGGTTTGGATGCAAACGCAATCTCGTCTGAAAAAATTAATCAGTTTGTGCATGCTTATTTACAAGTGGTGGCGTTAATTGAGCAACGAGAAAGCGATTTGCAAAGCACAGAAACTGAATCGGAATCGTTGCAAATGCAGCGAGAAATTCAGGCAGAAGCGCTGGAACTGATTGAGACAGAAGGGCTAACCCTACAAGAATATCTCCAGCTTTTGGGCTTAGCCAATATCGATCCAGAATTTGGTGAGCGGGTGGCCGCTCAATTGCAGGAGGCAGCAGAGGCAATATGA
- a CDS encoding inositol monophosphatase family protein, with protein sequence MNWDKMLGVAEEITDRVGKQLLHDFGQAQATTKSDGTLVTQSDKWADRTIREAILQTFPEHGVLSEEVEHIFPATEWCWIIDPIDGTTNFARGIPLWGISIGLLYQGTPVFGHVAVPPLQHSFHGFWYGDSGLTGPTGAFLNHQPIHASSAEPSGNQLFNLCARSTGVLCNPKPFPCKIRMLGSASYNLLTIAAGAALGGVEATPKIWDIAAVWAIVQAAGATWYALDRAAIFPLQPGQNYRQRSYPTLVVNRPEFVSMFLPWVQFLGESI encoded by the coding sequence ATGAATTGGGACAAGATGTTGGGCGTTGCCGAAGAGATTACCGATCGCGTGGGGAAACAGCTTTTGCATGATTTTGGGCAAGCGCAAGCCACCACCAAGTCTGATGGTACATTAGTGACCCAATCGGACAAATGGGCCGATCGCACCATTCGAGAAGCCATTCTTCAGACCTTTCCCGAACACGGTGTTTTAAGTGAAGAAGTGGAGCATATTTTCCCAGCTACCGAGTGGTGCTGGATTATTGACCCGATCGATGGTACAACCAACTTTGCGCGCGGCATTCCGTTATGGGGCATTTCGATCGGTTTGTTATATCAGGGCACACCTGTTTTTGGTCATGTTGCCGTACCACCCTTGCAGCATTCGTTTCATGGATTTTGGTATGGTGACTCTGGGTTGACTGGCCCTACGGGTGCTTTTTTGAATCATCAACCCATTCACGCTAGTTCCGCCGAGCCGTCTGGCAATCAATTGTTTAATTTATGTGCTCGCAGCACGGGTGTTTTGTGTAACCCTAAACCGTTTCCTTGCAAAATTCGCATGTTAGGCAGTGCCAGCTATAATCTGCTGACCATTGCGGCGGGGGCGGCGTTAGGTGGTGTGGAAGCCACGCCCAAAATTTGGGACATTGCGGCGGTGTGGGCGATCGTGCAAGCCGCCGGGGCAACGTGGTATGCGCTGGATCGGGCTGCCATCTTTCCACTGCAACCCGGACAAAATTACCGGCAGCGATCGTATCCTACGTTAGTTGTTAACCGTCCTGAATTTGTCTCAATGTTTCTTCCTTGGGTTCAGTTTTTGGGAGAATCAATTTAA
- a CDS encoding heme-dependent oxidative N-demethylase family protein gives MQKRIYLPFATAPWRLKMGLKPLELCDWIEIDQEFKEYLDRKTTLLQHHYADVVASLPQSHAGQHAVLEELLNYLPQQFPTHFQRQGNRIYNFVTGQVWEIDAFADRPLDLAGRLVQEDLCLMQPGPVGYVLTAGSVCFPAYWSLSEKLGHPLTHIHHPVPGYADRLACSVDRVFDRLRIDAPCYRLNWSIVNTPELCLIRPSTATPAPVPSLTVENAGTQLWIRVERQTLRRFAIADTILFTIRTYLYPMTIVEQQPTLAQALLTALQQMPAAMQHYKNFSAIQPVLMPYLRRIVAMIAH, from the coding sequence ATGCAAAAACGGATCTATTTACCATTTGCCACAGCCCCTTGGCGGCTAAAAATGGGATTGAAGCCTCTGGAATTATGCGATTGGATAGAAATTGATCAAGAGTTCAAGGAATATCTCGATCGCAAAACCACGCTGTTGCAACATCATTACGCCGATGTGGTTGCTAGTTTGCCGCAGAGCCACGCCGGGCAACACGCTGTCTTAGAGGAATTGCTGAACTATTTACCACAGCAGTTTCCTACTCATTTTCAGCGACAGGGCAATCGCATCTATAATTTTGTGACCGGGCAGGTGTGGGAGATTGATGCCTTTGCCGATCGCCCCCTAGATTTAGCCGGACGACTGGTTCAAGAAGATTTATGCTTGATGCAGCCGGGTCCAGTGGGGTATGTGCTAACGGCTGGCTCTGTGTGTTTTCCTGCTTACTGGAGTTTATCCGAGAAACTGGGACATCCCTTGACCCACATTCATCACCCCGTCCCCGGCTATGCCGATCGCCTTGCCTGCTCAGTGGATCGGGTGTTTGATCGCCTGCGGATTGATGCGCCGTGTTATCGGCTCAACTGGAGCATTGTCAATACGCCAGAATTATGCTTAATCCGCCCATCTACTGCAACGCCTGCGCCTGTTCCCTCGCTGACCGTTGAAAATGCCGGGACGCAACTGTGGATTCGAGTAGAACGACAAACGCTGCGACGATTTGCGATCGCTGACACCATTCTGTTTACCATTCGTACCTATCTCTATCCCATGACAATCGTCGAGCAACAGCCCACCTTGGCCCAAGCACTGCTAACAGCCCTGCAACAAATGCCAGCCGCCATGCAGCATTACAAAAACTTCTCAGCCATTCAGCCTGTGTTGATGCCCTATCTTCGTCGCATTGTCGCCATGATAGCTCATTAA
- a CDS encoding type I secretion system permease/ATPase, whose translation MITNDQLVQVDWDQPPLGWLNANQQVQLKNQANAQTYTLGEIIWSTESANGQFLIVAGKVRLVPDDGKPIVLEQGDWFGDRLELSDRWKARAASKKVTVLAWSAEAWAAYHSAEIQQFWASVRSRYQPNFSTAPQPVSSYPLVAGLNTAAASLTMVAQYLEAPAQLEWVQRQLRGQRPKDLINAGEKLGLQLRRLLIGNWQDLQRITFPAVLQWQQDGHWVVAYGVRGDRLIIGDPMNLAQTCESMPRSLVQESWDGQLWQVELIGKQERFNLSWFLPAVWKFRTLLIEVLLASFTLQLLGLATPVITQVIIDKVMVNNSLATLDVMAIALLGTAVFEAILGMLRMFIFTHTTNRLDMALSAQLFRHLLRLPLSYFEARRVGDTVARVQELEEIRQFLTSTALTVVLDSIFSVVYLGMMAYYNLKLTGVALAVIPLFAVLTLVSTPILRNWLNETFNRSADSQSFLVETVTGIHSVKAHAAEKPTRDRWEGLYARFVRTGFRATTTANISNHIGDFLTSFSALLILWVGAQLVIKQELTIGQLVAFQMLSGRVTGPLLRLIQLWQTLQEVLLAVDRIGDILNTAPEAEPGTGLTLPPLRGQVSFDRVFFRYNDEQEPILRGISFDVEPGMFVGIVGRSGSGKSTLSKLIQRLYPVESGRILIDGFDVKSADLASLRPQIAVVLQEDFLFNGTILENITLGNPDVSAEQVVEAARLAVAHDFICDLPYGYETNVGERGTSLSGGQRQRITLARLFLSEAPILILDEATSSLDAETEQQVLENLKRVSQNRTLFLIAHRFAPLKRADLILTMEKGMIVERGTHDRLLQEKGLYYSLYQRQQAAV comes from the coding sequence ATGATTACCAACGATCAACTCGTTCAGGTGGACTGGGATCAACCGCCGCTGGGCTGGCTGAATGCCAATCAGCAAGTGCAACTGAAAAATCAGGCTAACGCTCAAACCTATACGCTGGGCGAAATTATTTGGTCTACTGAATCAGCCAATGGCCAGTTCTTGATTGTAGCTGGCAAGGTGCGGCTTGTACCTGACGACGGCAAACCGATTGTGCTGGAACAAGGCGACTGGTTTGGGGATAGGCTGGAGTTAAGCGATCGCTGGAAAGCCCGGGCTGCTAGTAAGAAAGTCACAGTGTTGGCATGGAGTGCAGAAGCTTGGGCGGCTTACCACTCAGCAGAAATTCAGCAGTTCTGGGCATCGGTGCGATCGCGCTATCAGCCGAATTTTTCGACGGCTCCGCAACCTGTCTCCAGCTATCCCTTAGTAGCAGGCTTGAACACGGCCGCTGCTAGTCTCACCATGGTAGCGCAATATCTGGAAGCGCCAGCCCAGTTGGAATGGGTGCAACGACAACTACGGGGACAGCGCCCGAAAGATTTGATCAATGCAGGTGAAAAACTGGGTTTGCAACTGCGACGCTTGCTGATCGGTAACTGGCAGGATTTGCAGCGCATTACTTTCCCGGCAGTGCTTCAGTGGCAACAAGACGGGCATTGGGTGGTGGCCTATGGTGTGCGCGGCGATCGGCTAATTATTGGCGACCCCATGAATCTCGCTCAAACCTGCGAAAGTATGCCGCGATCGCTGGTGCAAGAATCGTGGGACGGGCAGCTATGGCAAGTGGAACTGATCGGCAAACAGGAACGGTTCAACCTCAGTTGGTTCCTGCCAGCGGTGTGGAAGTTCCGCACACTGTTAATAGAAGTGCTGCTGGCGTCGTTTACGCTGCAACTGCTGGGATTAGCTACTCCCGTGATCACTCAGGTGATCATCGATAAGGTGATGGTCAACAACAGCTTGGCTACCCTGGACGTGATGGCGATCGCTCTGTTAGGCACGGCGGTGTTTGAGGCGATCTTGGGCATGTTACGCATGTTCATCTTCACCCATACAACCAATCGGCTGGATATGGCACTGTCGGCGCAACTATTTCGCCATTTGCTGCGCTTGCCCTTATCCTACTTTGAAGCGCGACGGGTAGGCGATACGGTGGCCCGGGTGCAGGAGCTAGAAGAAATTCGCCAATTCCTGACTAGCACAGCGCTGACGGTGGTGCTCGACAGCATCTTCTCGGTGGTGTACTTGGGTATGATGGCGTACTACAACCTGAAGCTGACGGGGGTAGCGCTGGCGGTGATTCCTCTGTTTGCCGTCCTGACGTTGGTTTCAACGCCGATCTTGCGCAACTGGCTCAACGAAACCTTCAACCGCAGCGCCGATAGCCAGTCATTTTTGGTGGAAACCGTAACCGGCATTCACTCAGTCAAGGCACATGCCGCCGAAAAACCCACCCGCGATCGCTGGGAAGGGCTGTATGCTCGCTTTGTCCGCACCGGATTTCGTGCCACGACTACCGCCAATATTAGTAATCACATTGGCGATTTTCTCACCAGCTTTTCGGCCCTGCTGATTCTCTGGGTGGGGGCCCAGTTGGTGATTAAACAAGAACTGACGATCGGACAATTAGTGGCATTCCAGATGCTGTCAGGTCGCGTCACAGGGCCGCTGCTGCGGCTGATTCAACTGTGGCAAACCTTGCAGGAAGTGCTGCTGGCGGTCGATCGCATTGGCGATATTCTCAACACCGCTCCAGAAGCCGAACCGGGCACGGGCTTAACCTTGCCGCCTTTGCGAGGACAGGTTTCCTTCGATCGGGTCTTCTTCCGGTACAACGACGAGCAAGAGCCAATTTTGCGTGGCATTTCATTTGATGTGGAACCCGGTATGTTTGTCGGCATTGTTGGGCGCAGCGGTTCTGGCAAAAGCACGCTCTCTAAACTAATTCAGCGCTTGTATCCAGTCGAATCGGGACGGATCTTGATTGACGGTTTTGATGTCAAAAGCGCCGATTTGGCCTCGCTACGGCCGCAAATTGCGGTGGTGCTGCAAGAAGATTTCTTGTTTAATGGCACGATTCTAGAAAACATCACGCTGGGCAATCCCGATGTATCAGCCGAACAAGTCGTAGAAGCGGCACGCCTGGCCGTGGCCCATGATTTCATTTGCGATCTGCCGTATGGCTATGAGACCAATGTGGGCGAACGTGGCACGTCTCTATCGGGTGGTCAACGACAGCGGATTACCCTAGCGCGGTTGTTCCTGTCAGAGGCACCGATTCTGATTTTGGACGAAGCCACCAGCAGCCTCGATGCTGAAACCGAACAGCAGGTTTTGGAAAACCTGAAGCGCGTTTCGCAAAATCGCACTCTGTTTTTGATTGCCCACCGCTTTGCTCCCTTAAAACGAGCCGATTTGATCTTGACGATGGAAAAGGGCATGATTGTGGAACGGGGAACACACGATCGATTGCTTCAAGAAAAGGGCTTGTATTATTCGCTGTATCAACGACAGCAAGCAGCCGTTTAG